One Malassezia vespertilionis chromosome 6, complete sequence genomic window, TGGGGGAAAGCCACGGGGACCGTACGCATAGTCAGGGGAGCACACCAGGTTAGCTTTCTGTCCGAGGGACAGCTGGGGGACGCCCTCGTCCCAGCCACGGATCACACGGCCAACACCAATAGCGGTGCTGAAAGGCTGTCCACGGTCACGAGACGAGTCGAACTTGTCGCCATTCTGGAGAGTGCCCACGTAATGAATGTCGACGGTGTCGCCGGACTTGGGAAAGTTCTTGCCATCTCCAGGGGTAATCGTTTGCACTTCAACGCCCATTTTGCAGAGAGTGTAATTTGGGGTCttggcttgtgcgcgactCTTATAAATACGCGCCGCGGGGAGCGACGTGACGTGTCAGATTATGTAATCCCGCTACATTGGTACCGGTAAAAGCCCGAGAGATGCGCGTCGCGTACACAGTACAAGACTATAGGCATGGTCAAAAAGCGACGTGCATTAACCGTAGTTCAGACTAAAGTTAGTTGTGCGCGTATCTTTGGACGTACCGAAAAATGTCGTTAAAGACATAAAAAGAGCCATTCTCAGGCATCAACGTGAAAGACTGGCTGAATTTGAGAGGGTTCTGCCCATCGTCAACGAGCAGCATTCCAGTTACGAGCACAACGAGACTTTGACCATCACCGGTGGGCTGTGCGTCCCGCGTGTCGACCTTGTGCTGAACCTTTTGGAACGGGAGGCCCTGTCCGTGTCAGTTTCGTTTATATTGTACAACATACCACAAGTTTCTCAACAATTGCCTGTGCACCctgcgtctgtgcgccTTCAAAGGTCAACATCGAATGGGGACGCTGCGGTCAGATCATTCCTTGATAAAAGCACGTACATAAAGCGCCCCCAGTTGAGAGCGATCGGCGTCAAAGGTCGAGTAATAGTAGTCGGTAAACTGGAGACTATTAACTGTCTGATACAAATTATACGTACCTGCTGGGCGATTTGTTCCATCGCGATATGTCTTACAGGGAAAGGAGCGATGGTAGAATCGCGCCCTATGAGCGCACACGTGTTCGCTCGGCCGACGCTGTGGAGGCAGACCAACACACAGTGCCagcttcttgcgcgcacgggcgtttctttgtgcggcgcagctcggcgcaaTGTCTGCTGTAGGCTGTGTAGTCAGACGACACATTGTGCTACAAGCACCACGGCTTTGACCGCCACTAATTTGCGGACTTGGGCTTGGTCAATTTATTGGATGTTGAACGATTTTCTCCACTGCCCGATACGAGCCCAAAGACTGCGTGGACGAAGCGTTCTACTGCAGATAGATGTTTCAAATATTATTAGTGCATACAATTCGACAAATGGTCCATCTTGACAGGCTTTTGGAAAAATTGGGCGTGGCGATCCGCGGCATGGTTGGGCAGCGCACAGCCGCACTGTATTCCTATACTTAAATatcgcgcgacgcattcGCGATTCTTTCGTAACCTTCACGTACGACAGTAGACGCTATCCGTTAATTGACGTCGCTGTTCTCGTACAAAAAGGCTACTTCGAACAAAGGCAACAGATTGCACAGACAACGGCAAAACGCGATAGTTGCCACGTTTGTTCCTTCTCAAACGAACAAAATCAGAGTAAGTACTCCATACTGACTACAGATACACCCCTCAATCTTATTGCTTTTGTCTTTTTTACCGTGAAGAATGCTTTCGCTGCGAGCTAAATTTGTTTTCCGCTTGGTAGCGCTCCTGATCGCTGTACCTGCtcttgtcgagcagctcatTCACTTGGAGGGTGGTTCCCTTGTGtctgccgcgccgctgtctTCTGATTCACCCTCGAATCTGACCGTGTCTGATGCTGGTTCACACTCGTTTGATACTTTCTTATCGCCTTCGACTGGCTTGGAGCTTCCGCTCGTAGCCCGCGGACCGGACGAAAGTATTGAATCGGGAGGTAATGCCTTTATGCACTTGCAACAGCACATCAACAAGGCCCGACGCCGTCTCGCTCACATTACAGGCACCGAGGTACCTACCGACGAAGAGCTGCactcggcgctgcaaaagcgccgcttATGGATCGAAGACAACTGGGTTCCTCTCCAGCGTCGTGATGCTCAATTCCAAGAGGAGGCCGAGCATCACGAAGCATCGCTTGGTGCTTATCTGGCTGCAAAGTCGGGCAAAATGATCAATTTCGTCCGCCGCAAAGGTAACCAAAGTTCCAAGCTAGAGGCGCGAAGCAGCAGCGGTTATTCCAAAGCTGCATTCAATGCAGCCAAGGAGCACTCGGTCACCGATGCGCCGTCCGTCTCTGCAGATCATTCTGTGGGTTTGAGCATCGAGGCGAATGACGTGGGCTACTTTATGAATGTGAATGTCGGTTCCAACAACAAACAGTTCAAGATGTTGATCGACTCGGGGTCCTCTGATACGTGGATCACTGGCGACGACTGCTCGAACTGTGGTGGAGGCAACAGGAACAAGTTAGGTAAGTCTACGTCTAGCTCGCTCCATACGAAGAGCAAACAGTACAAGATTTCGTACGGTACTGGCACTGTCACAATCTCGGAAGCGAGCGACTCGATGTCTATTGCAGGGATGAAATTGAGCCACTTCAACTTTGGCGTTGCATCCAAGGAGAGTGGCGATTTTGGGGGTTCCAACGTGCCTTTCGACGGTCTCTTGGGTCTGGGTGGAAAAAGTTTGAGCACAACGGGTGATGACACTCCAATCCAAGCGCTTTACAACCAGAAGCAAGTAGATCAGCCGGTTGTTGGTTACCGTCTTGGTCGTGTTGCGGATGGCGACAACAAGGGCCAAATCACGTTCGGTGCGGTGGATAGCTCGCAAGTGTCTGGCTCGCTGAACGAGTACAGCAACCAAGGTAATGGGTACTGGAAGATTGAACTTGGCGGTGTCAAAGTTGGAAACAAAGACATTGGCGCTTCTGGTTCCGCTACCCTGGACACGGGCACGTCGCTTATTGTCGCACCGCCGGATCAGGCCGATGCTATTCATAATGCGATCAAAGGCGCGAAATCTGACGGGCAAGGGGGCTACACATTACCATGTACTACAAACGTAAAGCTGTCGTTTACGTTCGGAGGTAATTCATACACGATGAACTCAAAGGATTTGCTATTCTCGGTAAACGGCAACAATATGAAAGGCACTTGCGTCAGTGCAGTGTCTGCAGGTAACAGTGGTAAAGGAGACTGGCTCCTTGGCGCACCATTTTTGAAGAATGTGTACTTTGCGACTAACACCCAAACGAATAAGGTTGCCCTTGGCAATCTGAGCTGATGCCTGGATTTTAAAGACAATAGCCCTCAGTTTCGGTGCATTTCACTTACCGGACAATACattttttttgcgcactTTCTAACTTACAGGATGCACACACCACGGACTgagcggcgctttttctTTTTTCTCGTAGATAAAATTTTAGTGTGATCGTTTTAACAATGTAATTGCATTTGTTTTGCATATTCGCGTCGAGCTATTTCTTTTTCTTGTTCTGCTTCTGTGGCAGCCATTCCTCAATGTTATCAGCACCGGAAGACCTGGCTACAGGTTTCGGCCTAAAGTCTTTGCGAGGGAGGTAATTGTTACGCTTGAGGAGCGGTACAATCACAGAGGGATAAATAAGATAAATGATGCCACCCACCACAGAGGCAATGAGAATAAAAACGAGGAGGCTGTTGTAAGCTTTGCAAACAGACATACAGTTcaatgtcgagcagcgagTGCTTTGGCTCAACTACCGTGA contains:
- the FKBP1 gene encoding peptidylprolyl isomerase (COG:O; EggNog:ENOG503P4BA), whose translation is MGVEVQTITPGDGKNFPKSGDTVDIHYVGTLQNGDKFDSSRDRGQPFSTAIGVGRVIRGWDEGVPQLSLGQKANLVCSPDYAYGPRGFPPVIPPNSTLNFEVELLGINGKGQ
- the NTF2 gene encoding Nuclear transport factor 2 (EggNog:ENOG503P3YM; COG:U; BUSCO:EOG09265BCT), giving the protein MEQIAQQFTDYYYSTFDADRSQLGALYRPHSMLTFEGAQTQGAQAIVEKLVGLPFQKVQHKVDTRDAQPTGDGQSLVVLVTGMLLVDDGQNPLKFSQSFTLMPENGSFYVFNDIFRLNYG
- a CDS encoding uncharacterized protein (COG:O; SECRETED:SignalP(1-25); EggNog:ENOG503NV4S; MEROPS:MER0000922); its protein translation is MLSLRAKFVFRLVALLIAVPALVEQLIHLEGGSLVSAAPLSSDSPSNLTVSDAGSHSFDTFLSPSTGLELPLVARGPDESIESGGNAFMHLQQHINKARRRLAHITGTEVPTDEELHSALQKRRLWIEDNWVPLQRRDAQFQEEAEHHEASLGAYLAAKSGKMINFVRRKGNQSSKLEARSSSGYSKAAFNAAKEHSVTDAPSVSADHSVGLSIEANDVGYFMNVNVGSNNKQFKMLIDSGSSDTWITGDDCSNCGGGNRNKLGKSTSSSLHTKSKQYKISYGTGTVTISEASDSMSIAGMKLSHFNFGVASKESGDFGGSNVPFDGLLGLGGKSLSTTGDDTPIQALYNQKQVDQPVVGYRLGRVADGDNKGQITFGAVDSSQVSGSLNEYSNQGNGYWKIELGGVKVGNKDIGASGSATLDTGTSLIVAPPDQADAIHNAIKGAKSDGQGGYTLPCTTNVKLSFTFGGNSYTMNSKDLLFSVNGNNMKGTCVSAVSAGNSGKGDWLLGAPFLKNVYFATNTQTNKVALGNLS